cctggctctgagtgaagtgcccaaggccaggctgcacagACCTGGAGCAGCGCTGttcagtggaaggtgtcccacggcaggagctggaactggatgagcttccAGTCCTTTCCAACCCACCCCATTCTGCGGTTTAACCCAGCGCCCACCCCCGTCACACCAAGCACGGATTCCTGGTTCTCTGATCACTTTATTGTCCTACAAAAGCCCTCAGGTGGTGGCCACGGCGGCTGCCTGGGTCCTCTGCACCGACACTCTGGTGTGGGTCTTGGCCAGATGATCAGTGAACTCCTGCAAGAAACACCAGGGGTAATTCCTTAttccctccagcccctcagcaccACGCCCCTCCCTcgtggcactggggtggcccAACTCCACAGCTACCAAACCTTTGGGGacagaaatctgaatttcaggGGCAGGAAGGTTTGAGCTATAAGTTACCAAGATGCTCTTACCTGGTAGGGAGACTTGGTGAAGACAGTCTCTTTCCAGAGGTCAGGAGTCAGGTAGCTGTAGGTTTTGGAGATGGCATCGAAGGTGGCTTTAGCTGCAGAGAGATGTCACACACTGTCACACGGTGCCCGTCAACGGCTGCGGAACCAGCCCGCTGATCCAATATCCCCCAGTTaggaaaatgtggaattttgcaaggagcagggagacCAGGGAGGGCGTCCCTGCTGAACCCACAAAGCTCAGGttgctctctctctccagtTACGACGATTACACCACGGCACACAGGTGCAATCGCGCAGATTGGGAGACCAGGAGTGCTCGGGGCTGCAAAGGCCACGCTTCTGTCACCAGCTCCGACAGAGCCTGCGGCAGCACGAGCCGTGCCTCTGCTTCACTGCCACCGAGCCACCGCGCCCCAGCAGTGACAGACGCGTCCCCGTGCCCTGcggcagctgcagagctcaccGAAGTTGCCGAGGGTGGCCGTGCAGCCCCGTGCTGACGTGTAGCAGTCATCGATGCCAGCCATCATCAGCAGCTTCTTGGGGACAGGGGCGGACACGATCCCGGTGCCGCGGGGGGCCGGGATCAGGCGCACCAGCACGGAGCCGCAGCGCCCGGTGACCTGCGGGGACAGAGGGGTCACAGCCCGGAGCACAGCCCCGAGCAGCGCCAGGGCCAGGCCGGGGCACGCTCACACGAGGGGTGACAGCCCCGAGCAGCGCCAGGCCAGGGGCACGCTCACACGAGGGGTGACAGCCCCGAGCAGCGGCAGGGCCACGCTCACCTTGCAGGGCACCGTGTGCGGCTTGCCGATCTTGTTGCCCCAGTAGCCGCGCCGCACGGGCACGATGGACAGCTTGGCCAGGATGATGGCCCCGCGGATGGCCGTGGCCACCTCCTTGGAGCACttcacccccagccccacgtGGCCGTTGTAGTCCCCGATGGCCACGAACGCCTGCGGCACAAGAGGAGTTGTCTTGGGTGGTGCCAGGGTGGTGTGTGCTCAGCAGAACTCACGGCTCACCCCAAACCTTACTCGCGGCTCTCAAAACCCGCTCTTCCCCTCAGAGCTCATCCTTCAGGCACaacagccaggctctgggatTCGaccccctgctgcagcctcaccccGGTCACAGCTCCCCACGATTTCACAACAGCCCTCCCTGCTTGTACCCAAACCTTCTCCCTGAAAACCCAACGCTGCTGTGCAGGAACAACTGAATTCTGCAGGGGCAGGAAAGTTTTCTTACAAAGAAGTTTGAAAAGTTTTGCAGCCCAGCTTTTGGGCCAGTGCTGCTTCAAGAAACACCTGCACACATCTCTGATGCTTTGATGTTAATACATTTAACAACCTACTAATGGTCCTCACAACAAAATACTTATTTACTAAATGTGACAGTAAAAGAGATCTGGGGTGATCAAAATGACTCTAAACATGCAAGAAGGAAGCTGTGAGCAGGAGATCCAGAAGAAGGGAATTACCTTGAACCTGGTGCGCTGCCCAGCACGGGTCTGTTTCTGCACAGGCATGATCTTCAGCACCTCATCCTTCAGCGAGGAGCCCAGGAAGAAATCGATGATCTCCGACTCCTGCAAGAGTCAGCGCTGAGCACACAGAAACCACGGAAccctgggatggtttgggttgacAGGGACCCGAAGGTCAGCTAATCCaagccccattcagcctggccttggacattccagggatccaggggcagccacagctgctctgggaatctgtgccagggcctcaccatctCTGCCGcgaacaattccttcccaatatcccattcCAGGTCcgtctccagctctcctggagcccctttaggctctGAGGTGTCCCCggagccttcccttccccaggtgaacaccccctgctctccctgcctgcctctgccccttAGAGCATCTCCCCGACACCACTTCCGTGTCCACAGCACCTCACCTTGATGGGAAGCGAGAAGAGATAAATCTCCTCAAGAGACTTGATCTTCATATCCTTGACCAGGCGACCGAGTTTGGTGACAGGAATCCACTGCCAGAGAGATCCACGGGCGAGAGTCACCAGGGGCCATCACCGCCGGGACCCGGCTCGGCTGCCCCATCCCGGGGCCTGGCAGCGCCCCCGtcccgctccccgctccccgctcACCTCCTTATCCTCGGCTTTACCTCCGCGGGCCCCGCGGCCTCTCCCGCGGCCCCTCCCGCGGCCGcgcccgcggccccgcagcccggTCCCGAATCCACCGCGGAAGCCCCCGCGGGCCGCTCCCGCTCCTCCCGCAGCACCGGCGTCGTCCGCCATTTGCTGCAACAAAGCGGGACGTcaggcgggcgggcggcgggcgcggatGGAGCCGGATGGTGCCGGACGggccgcccggcgccgccgccgctcccgccaTACTTACGTGATCCCTCAGCGTAGAAGGCCGCGCTGTTGCGCCGCGTGCTATTTATACCGCGCGGGCATCTCGCGAGagccgcgccggccccgcgcgcTGGATGAGGAATACCCGCGGGCCGGGACGGACGGTTTGTGATGAGTTATACAGAGCGCGGGCGCTTCGGGAGagccgcgccggccccgcgcgcTGGATGAGGAATACCCGCGGCCCGGGACGGACGGTTTGTGATGAGTTATACAgagcgcggggccggcgcggctGCGGGGCTCCAGGGGCGCGCACGGGCGCAGCGCGCAgagcgcggcggggcggccTCAGGTGAGGAGCTGCGGGAGCTGCGGGAGGCATGGCCgcattccctccttccctgcgCCCCCAGcctctgggagctctgctggggaaCGGCTACGGTGCTGCCCGAGGCCGgttggggagcagggagcgTCCCGGGAAGGAGCTCCGGGGGCCGCGGGAGCGCCCGGCGCGGTCTGAAAATCATTCGGGGTCTGCTGTGGCCCCGGGTGAGATAACGGCGCCCAGAGCATCGGGAACATTAAGCTTATTGCCCACGGCTGTGTGTGGGGAATGAAACCCATGTTCCCATAAGCGCCGTGCCCGGCGGGTGCCGcaccggggccgcggggccggtTCTGAGTTCTGTTCCTTTGCCAGGTGCCGTTCCGGCCGCCGGGAGCcgcccgggctgggctgggctagGCTGGCGCTTCACCGCGATCCCGTCCCCGGAGGAGCTGAGAAGAGCACGGCGCTGCCGTGACGGACGGCGACgcggcagccacagctgggaacCATTCGGTTTCGTATTTTGATGTGCAATAAAAAATTTAGTGCTTAAAACACGGAGCGTCTCTTCTTTCTGATTGTCGAAAGTTCCGCTCAGGGAGCTCTTCGCGCTTCCcgggggcggggaggggcggTTGCGCTGCAGGGCGCTCCGGAAGGCGGAGAAGGCAGCGCGGGAGCCGCtcggggcggccgcggccgctTTCCCGGCGGCACCGGGAGCTCCCGGCCGTTCCCCGGAGCCGCTCCCCGCGTGGCGCCGGTGGCGCGCCTCGCTTACGTCACTGGAGGCGGCGGAAGTGCTCCCTCACTTCCCGGAAGTGGCGGCCGGAAGCACGTGGCCCGCGGCCATGGCGGACACCGAGCCGGACCCGGCCAACGCCGCCGCCGCCACTGTGCGCTTCAAGAGCAAGTGAGGGAGCGGCGGGACCGGGCTGGGGCTGCGAGAGGCCGGGCCGAGCGACCGGAGCCCCCGGGTCGCTGCCGCTTCGCTTTAACGGGGCCTCTCGGCGCGTCTCTTTCCCTTGCAGCTACGCCGCGACGCGGAAGATCGAGCCGTTCTACAAAGGAGGGCGAATCCAGGTAATGCCGGCTCTGCAGGGACGCTGGGAATGCCGCGCCTCCTGGCTCTAACGCTCCCGATCCCTGTGTCCAGATTAGCCGGGATGGGAAGTTCATGTTCTGCCCCTGCGGGAGCAAAGTCAACGTCCTGGATGTGGAGACGGGAGCgctgctgcacagcctccagcaggTGACCGCCACCGGCCCCTCCCGAGCGGCTTGCGGGGCGCCCGGAGGGTTTCTCCCTGTGGATACAAAGCTCCCAGGAGCGAGGAGTGCAGGGAGGGTGGGAACGGGCCCAGGCGCGGGGTTTGGGTGGTCCCGAGCTGTGCTCGGCGTCACCAGAGCCCTCGGAGAAGGGAGCTCGGAGATCCCTGCAGGGTGGTCCAACTGTGGGATTTCCTTTGccaggatgaggaagaggatgTCACGGCATTCGTGCTGAGCCCTGATGACGAGGTGGGTTTGTGCTGGGGGCcgtgagcagcctgggacaggctgagccaggaatggggggaattttggggggtcccTGTAGGGTTAGGGCTGGGACTTGGTGATCCTCGAGCATCCCTTCCAGCTGGGGATATTCCACGGTTCCATTTCACACCCTGTGTGCTTCCTGAGAGCCCTGCAAGCCTTCTCAGGGGCTCACACTCACTCCTGGGGCTCGCACCCCTGCCCAGAGCCtgagctccccagcagctccctgtgctgtgtggcACTGACAGGAGCCCAAACCCAGCCTGTGCTcaggctgtcccctgtccccgtgtccccaggtgctggtgacaggcagccgggcgctgctgctggccctggttcaggctgtccccgtgtccccaggtgctggTGACAGGCAGCTGGgcgctgctgctggccctggttcaggctgtcccctgtgtccccgtgtccccaggtgctggTGACAGGCAGCCGGGCGCTGCTGCTGCGCCGCTGGCGCTGGAGGGAGCCCAGGTGTGAGCGCACCTGGCGAGCCGTGCACACCGCGCCCGTGGCCACCATGGCCTTCGACCCCACGGccaccctgctggccacaggtACGAGCcccccctggcacagctcccgGGGAGCctccagggcagggccagcagaggTTCGGAGCCCAGAGCCGTGTCCGGCCGGgctttgtgctggagctgccacgGCTCTCTCCTCCAGAGCTCAGGCCCCGCTGTCCCTCTCTTCCCAGGTGGCTGTGACAGCACCATCAAGGTCTGGGATATGGTCAGACACTACTGCACGCACAACCTGAAAGGATCCTCTGGAGTGGTGCAGTAAGGAGCAGTCCTGCTGGTCACTCCTGGCTGGGGTTGGGATTGGGGTGCAATTCTGGAGTCGATGCCACAGGAAGCTCCGTTCCCAGCAGCTtctgggctcctcctgctccttgaGAGCAGGGTTATGGCTGACTCTGCCCAGGGATGAAACAGCTGGGTCAAGAATTCTCGTGGAGTCACAGAATTGTTGGGCAGGGGCGCCTCCCGCCAGGCCGGGGTGCTCTGAGCACGCCCAGCCTGTCCCGCTGTGGGACGTGCATGATTTCAGGGCTGGGGGGTTCATTCCTgtgctgtccctctgctcctgcccagcctggtggAGTTCCACCCCGACGCCTCCCGCCTGCAGCTCTTCTCCTCCTGCATCGATTACAAGATCCGCATCTGGGACCTGAGCTCCAGCAAGtgtgtggcagtgctggagggacACTTCAGTGCTGTCACCTCGCTGGCCTttgcagctgggaacagcctgcTCAGGTACCTCCTGGCAGGGCTTGGACCTCCACCCGTTCACCTCCTGCAGGGTCTGGgcgggctctgctgggaggggagggggtggTGCCAGTGCCCAGCGGGTGTGCtttggaatcctggaatggtttgggttgggagggaccttaaagcccatccagtgccacccctgccatggcagggacaccttccactgtgccagggtgctcccagccccgtccAGCTGCCCGTGTTCCTGGGACTATGCTCTGCTGGCACggggaatgctgctgctctctctccctTGGCCTCTCCAGAGAGGTGTTGAGCTCCCGCACTGCCAGGTTTGCACCCGGAGCCGAGCTGAACAGGTTGAGCACTAAAACTGAGCTTTTCATCTGCAGCTCTGGCCGTGACAAGATCTGCATGGTGTGGGACCTGGAGACCAGGCAGAGCAAACGAACCATCCCTGTCTACGAGGTGAAGCTGCCTTTTGGCTCTTCCTTTGAGCCCCTCTGGAGTTTCCAGGCCATGGTCTCCCTCTGTAGGGTCTGTGTGTTGTGCAGTCAGGTTTTCCCCCTTCCCGGGGGTTTtcagctctggctctgtgcCTCTCTGACTCTTGCAGACCGTGGAAGCCGCTGTGCTGTTGCCTGAGGAGGGAGATTTCTCTCAGCTGGGTGTGAAGAAGCAAGGGCTGCACTTTGTcacagctggcagcaaaggTGAGTGCCACATTTGGAGCCCGGAGGGTGGCACCTCAGTcacttcactgctgctgttcctgggctgTGTGTTCTCCATGTGGCTTGAGCCTGGGGTGGAGAGCAGCAAACACATTTATCTCTATCTTCAAACTCGATGAGTTTGAGAGAAGAAGCAAAACCTCGAGGCTTTTCCAGCCACTCATCCTGCCCACCTCGCCTCGGAGCTGCGTGGCTCTTCCCGCTGTGGTTTGGATGAGCCCTGGAGGTGCACTGCGTGACGCGGTGGCTCTGCCACGTTCTCTCCTGTGTTCCCAGGCCTCCTGAGGGTGTGGGACGCGGCCATGGGCGCCTGTGTGCACAGCCAGGCCGTGCCCTTCGCGCTGCGGGAGGAGCCCAGCGAGCGCAGCCTCTCCCAGTGCCAGTTT
This genomic window from Motacilla alba alba isolate MOTALB_02 chromosome 14, Motacilla_alba_V1.0_pri, whole genome shotgun sequence contains:
- the RPS2 gene encoding 40S ribosomal protein S2: MADDAGAAGGAGAARGGFRGGFGTGLRGRGRGRGRGRGRGRGARGGKAEDKEWIPVTKLGRLVKDMKIKSLEEIYLFSLPIKESEIIDFFLGSSLKDEVLKIMPVQKQTRAGQRTRFKAFVAIGDYNGHVGLGVKCSKEVATAIRGAIILAKLSIVPVRRGYWGNKIGKPHTVPCKVTGRCGSVLVRLIPAPRGTGIVSAPVPKKLLMMAGIDDCYTSARGCTATLGNFAKATFDAISKTYSYLTPDLWKETVFTKSPYQEFTDHLAKTHTRVSVQRTQAAAVATT